AATTATGAGATGTAAAAAGTTGTTTTCAAgtggataatttggttttaaccAAATTATGATATTTCGAATTTACGTTATTGGAATAttactggaaataaattttatttttacatgggaTGCCACCGAAAAGCtattaaaacttgaaattggattttgagaaattgataattgctataACGGGAATAATTAATTCTGTTTTTGAGTTTCTGTTTTTGAGTTTCTCACGAATTGGgccaatttggtgtagttttgtagttaTATAACAACTAATTGGCTACATAACTCCCCCGCAGGAGTTCGGAGAATTCTAAGGTTGCAATTTGGGCTGTGAAGGCGGAAATGACGTGCTGTTttcatgaaattcaactaaaaataaagaataatattttaagCTGTATGAAGGTAGAGTAAATATAGTTATTCCTGAGATAGTGATACATGAGATATTTTAGTGTTATAGGTATTGATGTAATTGCACAAAGTAATTCTTTGTAAAACACAATGCTAGAAAGAaatcatattaaaatataatatgtacaatatgagcATTGCTATTCGACTAGTCTGCCAGACTAGGGTATAAATTCGAATTGGATCTATTATTGGGATTTGGTCTAGGTTGATAGATTTGACCCCTCTGATCTTGTCTATTGTTTTGCACAAGAGGTTGGGGTGGTTCAACAGGGTTCACTTGTTCCCTGCGAGCAGCCAAGTATTGCCGAAGCCGTTGTATTCTAGGAAGTCCTTCATCTCTCAGTTTCGGGCAAAGTTTCTTGATAAAACAAACGGTCCAAATAGTGGCCCAAATGAGAGATAAATGGAATAAGAGCATATAAATACCCGATAAAATTGACGTCTTAAAGAAGGAGAGGGCATGAACAAAAGTGTCTTGCACTTCATGTGAGATAACATCAGTATCAGTGTCTGATGTGCTATCTGCATTAGGTAGGGTTTGCTCAATTAATATTCGTTCTCGAATAAGGATAATGTGAATGATTGAtaataacatattatttatatcaTCATAACCCTGGTGTCCCCTTGGTAATTCGTTATATGCTTCATTGTAATCGATGGGATTAAAATTGTCGACAAAAGGCTTGAATGTGGGTCTCAGAAATTTTACATGCATATCCGCATGATTTAAAGTATAATTGACGTAGTTATAGAACCGACCGTCAATTTGAAACGTAGATATACGACCAGGCATATAGTTTTCAAGAAAATGAATACCCACATAAGAGTTAGAATCAGGGAATATTTGTGCAATGATCGtttcattgctattattaaTAAAGTGCACTGAAGGTCGGGTAGCATATTTACCATGTAAAAAGAGGTTCCTAAGAACGGTAACGTTAATACGTTGGCATTCAATTTCGGTCAATATATCACCCACGGCTGTTCTGTTCCCACCTAGTAACTGACTTAGGATCTTACCGGGGTATTGTTTAGACAGGAGTTTAATATTAGTTAGAATGCTTTCAATTTGGCATtccaaataattaatatctgcTGTCAATTTGTTTATTACCTCGGAAACCCTATCAGTGCTTTCTTGAATAAACCCAACTAGATGAGAAGATTCTGAAAAATTCTTTACAGTATAATCGTAATTAAAGGCGGGATATTTAAGAGTAAAAAGGGATGAACCATCAAGTGCAATGCAATATTGCGTTTCAAATAACAAACCATGATTGGTACAAAAAGTATCAGTCTTAAAACATCTTTTAACTAACTTGCCACATGAACCCCAATTATGGATTGATTGCCCGAGTCTTGGAAAATCTAAGCGGTAAATCTGATTAGAAGAATTATAATGTAAAATAAGTTCAGTAACAGTTGTTTGGTATTGAGGACAATCAATTAAAGGGTGATGTTTCCAAATTAAAGTTTGACGTGCATGACCCAGTTAATAATATGTAGCAGGTGGAAATTGAAGGGAAAGCACCTAACATTACCCCATGGAAAGAATCATAGGAAATTTGAATACGAGACAAATGAGCATTGATCACTTGTCCGTGTCTAGAGGATGGCCAACTATAAGTAACTTTTGCCTTGTTTTGGGTGGACCAGGTATTTGGGGAAGTGGGTTCTAAATCTCCAATATTACCAGCTTTTAACGTGTGTACCCAATCTTCACAATATAAAGAGGTGGGTGGTTCTATCATGGTAGAAGTCAGTTTACTCGAATGTGCACCAAAGAAAAATTAATGA
The genomic region above belongs to Styela clava chromosome 13, kaStyClav1.hap1.2, whole genome shotgun sequence and contains:
- the LOC144431369 gene encoding uncharacterized protein LOC144431369, producing the protein RQTLIWKHHPLIDCPQYQTTVTELILHYNSSNQIYRLDFPRLGQSIHNWGSCGKLVKRCFKTDTFCTNHGLLFETQYCIALDGSSLFTLKYPAFNYDYTVKNFSESSHLVGFIQESTDRVSEVINKLTADINYLECQIESILTNIKLLSKQYPGKILSQLLGGNRTAVGDILTEIECQRINVTVLRNLFLHGKYATRPSVHFINNSNETIIAQIFPDSNSYVGIHFLENYMPGRISTFQIDGRFYNYVNYTLNHADMHVKFLRPTFKPFVDNFNPIDYNEAYNELPRGHQGYDDINNMLLSIIHIILIRERILIEQTLPNADSTSDTDTDVISHEVQDTFVHALSFFKTSILSGIYMLLFHLSLIWATIWTVCFIKKLCPKLRDEGLPRIQRLRQYLAARREQVNPVEPPQPLVQNNRQDQRGQIYQPRPNPNNRSNSNLYPSLAD